The Gemmatimonadota bacterium genome has a segment encoding these proteins:
- a CDS encoding ATP-binding protein: MVTAARVASRDSDGRECFRVELPTDVSQVGVVVEAVVSCCRTVASVSTRTQFRLCTVVAEAVANAMVNGNRNDPARRVTVDIEFQRDRIIIAVSDEGEGFDPAAVPDPTHDAVLDSTRGRGLFMIRSLADHVAFNDRGNTIWMTLTRC; this comes from the coding sequence ATGGTCACCGCTGCCCGTGTCGCCTCCCGCGACTCCGATGGTCGCGAGTGCTTCCGCGTCGAGCTGCCGACCGACGTGTCGCAAGTTGGCGTCGTTGTGGAAGCAGTCGTCTCTTGCTGCCGGACGGTCGCGAGCGTTTCGACCCGCACCCAGTTCCGACTCTGCACCGTTGTGGCCGAAGCCGTCGCCAATGCGATGGTCAACGGCAATCGCAATGATCCTGCCCGGCGGGTGACCGTCGATATCGAATTCCAGCGAGATCGGATCATCATTGCCGTCTCGGATGAGGGCGAGGGCTTCGACCCTGCCGCTGTCCCCGATCCGACCCACGATGCCGTGCTCGATTCGACGCGGGGACGCGGGCTCTTCATGATTCGCTCCCTCGCCGATCACGTCGCCTTCAATGATCGAGGCAACACCATCTGGATGACGCTCACCCGTTGCTGA
- a CDS encoding STAS domain-containing protein — protein MAFSANRDAGGVTVVAVEGQLIVANRQDLKQLMQDAIDQGQRKFLLDFSGTAYIDSSGLGALVSISKKVREAGGDLRLAGLNEDLRSLFELTKLDTLFTISETASEALAGF, from the coding sequence ATGGCGTTTTCAGCAAATCGAGATGCTGGCGGAGTGACCGTCGTGGCGGTCGAAGGGCAGCTGATCGTGGCAAACCGGCAGGACCTCAAGCAGTTGATGCAGGATGCCATCGATCAGGGTCAACGCAAGTTCCTGCTCGATTTCTCCGGCACGGCGTATATCGATTCCTCCGGGCTTGGCGCGCTGGTGTCGATCAGCAAGAAGGTGCGGGAGGCCGGTGGTGATCTCCGACTCGCCGGGCTGAACGAAGACCTCCGTTCACTCTTCGAACTCACCAAGCTCGACACGCTGTTCACCATCTCCGAGACGGCCTCGGAGGCGCTCGCGGGCTTCTGA
- a CDS encoding phosphate acyltransferase, with amino-acid sequence MNFSERLRSRAAGTRARIVLPEGDDPRIVAAAAEMQRLGLGKPELLGSTGWKATDHPAFSRVASHLLARRPKAVRDPAHARELAHDPLRFAAALVALGEAEGCVAGAVSTTADVVRAALWCIGLRPGLGTVTSAMYHGLPDGRVLTYTDIAVLPMPTADQLADAAMAAAADRRALVGDTPVVAFLSYSTRGSAGGADPERMQQALARFRTMAPEVVADGELQLDAAIVPEVAQRKCPDSPVRGQANVLVFPSLDAANIAYKLTERLAGASAAGPLLQGLAQPMSDLSRGASPDDIVDVIAMVALQAAARQH; translated from the coding sequence GTGAACTTCAGCGAGCGACTCCGGTCGCGCGCCGCGGGAACTCGTGCCAGGATCGTCCTGCCCGAAGGCGATGATCCGCGAATTGTGGCTGCCGCTGCCGAGATGCAGCGCCTTGGTCTCGGGAAACCGGAGCTGCTTGGAAGCACGGGCTGGAAGGCCACCGATCATCCGGCGTTTTCGCGAGTCGCCTCCCACCTTCTGGCGCGTCGTCCCAAGGCGGTCCGAGATCCCGCCCACGCCCGCGAGCTGGCTCACGATCCCCTCCGCTTCGCCGCGGCGCTTGTGGCGCTCGGTGAGGCCGAAGGGTGCGTCGCTGGCGCAGTATCCACGACGGCAGACGTCGTGCGCGCAGCGCTTTGGTGTATCGGCTTGCGACCGGGGCTCGGCACGGTCACCTCGGCGATGTACCACGGCCTCCCCGATGGTCGGGTGCTGACCTACACCGATATCGCCGTCCTGCCGATGCCGACAGCGGACCAGCTCGCCGATGCCGCCATGGCCGCAGCCGCTGATCGTCGGGCGCTTGTAGGCGACACGCCGGTGGTGGCTTTCCTGTCCTACAGCACGCGGGGAAGCGCCGGTGGGGCCGATCCCGAACGAATGCAGCAGGCGCTCGCTCGCTTCCGCACCATGGCGCCGGAGGTCGTGGCCGACGGGGAACTGCAGCTCGACGCAGCCATTGTCCCCGAGGTGGCCCAGCGGAAATGTCCCGACTCGCCGGTCAGGGGCCAGGCCAATGTGCTGGTCTTCCCCTCGCTCGATGCGGCCAACATTGCCTACAAGCTGACCGAGCGGCTGGCGGGTGCGAGTGCGGCAGGACCCCTCCTCCAGGGACTCGCGCAGCCGATGTCCGACCTGTCGCGCGGGGCCTCGCCGGACGATATTGTGGATGTGATCGCGATGGTGGCGCTGCAAGCGGCCGCCCGACAGCACTGA
- the coaD gene encoding pantetheine-phosphate adenylyltransferase, with amino-acid sequence MTRIAIYPGSFDPPTRGHEDLIRRAIGLADTLIVAVAINPNKQPLFDVDERLRLLEVAVGDEPRVELASFSGLLADFARDRGATMAVRGLRAVSDFEYEFQMALMNRRLNPELETVFLVPAVDLTYLSSSLVREAARFGGNLDGLVHPAVAAALKQRFGT; translated from the coding sequence ATGACTCGCATCGCCATCTATCCCGGCTCGTTCGATCCGCCGACGCGTGGCCACGAGGATCTCATCCGTCGCGCGATCGGGCTCGCCGACACGCTCATTGTGGCGGTCGCGATCAACCCCAACAAGCAGCCGCTGTTCGATGTGGACGAACGCCTGCGCCTGCTCGAGGTCGCCGTCGGGGATGAACCGCGCGTCGAGCTGGCCTCCTTCTCCGGCTTGCTGGCCGACTTTGCCCGTGATCGCGGGGCCACCATGGCGGTGCGCGGATTGCGCGCCGTGAGCGATTTCGAATACGAGTTCCAGATGGCGCTGATGAATCGCCGATTGAACCCCGAGCTCGAGACAGTCTTCCTCGTCCCGGCGGTGGACCTCACGTATCTGTCATCCTCTCTGGTACGAGAGGCGGCCCGGTTCGGCGGCAACCTCGACGGCCTCGTCCATCCTGCCGTCGCGGCCGCGCTGAAGCAGCGGTTCGGTACGTGA
- the rsmD gene encoding 16S rRNA (guanine(966)-N(2))-methyltransferase RsmD: MTRIVSGTWGGRRLTTPRDARVRPTAERVREAWLNILGPELHGARVVDLFAGSGALGLEALSRGADHATFVELNTPSLNALKANVAGLNAEAQCTVLRHDAIRFAAGLEAGAFDVALADPPFAETFAEQLVARWQQLAFAPVLAVEHSSKVTIPGGETRRWGDVAVTFFRAP; encoded by the coding sequence GTGACACGCATCGTGAGCGGGACCTGGGGTGGCCGGCGCCTCACGACACCGCGCGACGCGCGCGTGCGCCCGACCGCTGAGCGCGTGCGCGAGGCGTGGCTCAACATCCTCGGCCCCGAACTCCATGGTGCGCGGGTCGTTGACCTCTTCGCCGGCAGCGGCGCGCTCGGACTGGAAGCACTCTCGCGCGGCGCCGACCACGCCACATTCGTCGAGCTCAATACGCCATCGCTCAACGCGCTGAAGGCAAATGTTGCGGGGCTCAACGCCGAGGCCCAGTGCACCGTGTTGCGGCATGACGCGATCCGGTTTGCGGCGGGCCTCGAGGCAGGCGCCTTCGATGTGGCACTTGCCGATCCGCCGTTTGCGGAGACATTTGCGGAGCAACTGGTGGCCCGCTGGCAGCAGCTCGCCTTCGCACCAGTCCTGGCCGTGGAACATTCGTCCAAGGTGACCATTCCTGGCGGCGAGACTCGTCGCTGGGGTGATGTCGCCGTCACTTTCTTCCGGGCCCCATGA
- the recJ gene encoding single-stranded-DNA-specific exonuclease RecJ: protein MAPRWRLAPAPDGEAARTLATALSLPMPLAALLVQRGLGGIDIARSFLRPPLDSLADPYRLTGMSAAVEVISTAVRANVPILVHGDYDVDGQCAAALLTRALRAGDAIVHPFVPHRLTDGYDFGAAGLREAQRVGAGLIVTCDCGITAVEAVAAAKAAGLRVVVTDHHLPGAVLPAADAVIDPQQPGDTSGLEMMCGTGIAFKLVQALVEPLGLPAGLPMHLLDYVAVATVADVVPLSGENRILVKHGLRVLAESRWPGWRALLQTAKLTGMELRAGQVGFILAPRLNAVGRIADAKDGLRLLLTDDEREATQLAGRLEELNRERQAMDQRILDEALVMIEREYADPEEHVGLVLAARGWHAGVIGIVASRVVERFGRPAFLIGLDGEMGKGSGRSIDAFDLHTALTACGDLLERFGGHRMAAGLTIRHDQVGHFRTRFNDIARSQLTHADLGSSQRVDLELSLDDVTDDLERLGRYLEPCGMGNPSPVYGARQVRLQGARTVGSNHLKCVLHSGSRDLDAIAFNWADRVAWLGDGMVDVAFRLERNEFQGRSSLQARVVALTPPGAA, encoded by the coding sequence ATGGCGCCGCGCTGGCGCCTCGCGCCGGCCCCCGACGGGGAGGCTGCGCGAACGCTTGCCACCGCGCTCTCCCTGCCGATGCCGCTCGCAGCGCTGCTGGTGCAGCGAGGCCTTGGTGGCATAGACATCGCGCGATCGTTCCTCCGCCCACCGCTCGACTCCCTGGCTGATCCCTATCGCCTCACCGGAATGTCCGCCGCAGTGGAAGTCATCTCCACGGCGGTGCGTGCCAACGTCCCGATCCTGGTCCATGGCGACTATGACGTCGACGGTCAGTGCGCCGCTGCGTTGCTGACACGGGCATTGCGTGCGGGCGACGCCATCGTCCACCCGTTCGTGCCGCATCGCCTCACCGATGGCTACGATTTCGGCGCCGCAGGACTTCGCGAGGCGCAGCGCGTTGGCGCTGGACTCATCGTCACCTGCGATTGTGGTATCACGGCGGTCGAGGCCGTCGCGGCGGCGAAGGCGGCCGGGCTTCGTGTCGTGGTGACCGACCATCACCTGCCGGGTGCCGTGCTACCTGCAGCCGATGCGGTCATCGATCCGCAGCAACCGGGCGATACTTCCGGACTCGAGATGATGTGCGGCACCGGAATCGCCTTCAAGCTGGTCCAGGCCCTCGTCGAGCCACTCGGCTTGCCGGCGGGACTGCCGATGCACCTGCTCGACTATGTCGCGGTCGCGACGGTTGCCGACGTGGTACCGCTCTCGGGCGAGAACCGGATTCTGGTGAAGCACGGGCTCCGCGTGCTCGCCGAATCGCGCTGGCCCGGTTGGCGCGCGCTGCTCCAGACGGCAAAGCTGACAGGAATGGAGCTCCGTGCCGGGCAGGTTGGCTTCATTCTGGCCCCGCGGTTGAATGCGGTTGGGCGGATCGCCGATGCGAAGGATGGGCTGCGGCTCCTGCTGACCGATGATGAGCGTGAGGCGACGCAGCTTGCCGGTCGACTTGAAGAGCTCAATCGCGAACGCCAGGCAATGGACCAGCGGATTCTCGACGAGGCACTCGTGATGATCGAGCGCGAGTACGCCGATCCCGAGGAGCATGTCGGACTCGTTCTCGCCGCCCGAGGATGGCACGCCGGTGTCATCGGCATCGTGGCCTCGCGCGTGGTCGAACGCTTCGGCCGCCCGGCATTCCTGATCGGCCTCGACGGGGAGATGGGGAAGGGGAGCGGGCGCAGTATCGACGCGTTCGACCTGCACACTGCCCTCACCGCCTGTGGCGATCTGCTGGAACGCTTTGGGGGCCATCGGATGGCGGCCGGACTCACGATTCGCCACGATCAGGTCGGGCACTTTCGCACGCGCTTCAACGACATCGCACGTTCGCAGTTGACGCACGCCGACCTCGGCTCGAGTCAGCGGGTCGATCTCGAACTCTCGCTTGACGATGTCACCGACGACCTGGAACGCCTTGGTCGCTACCTCGAGCCGTGCGGGATGGGAAATCCATCGCCGGTTTATGGTGCGCGACAGGTTCGGTTGCAAGGGGCGCGGACAGTCGGCAGCAACCATCTCAAGTGTGTGCTCCACAGCGGGAGTCGCGATCTCGATGCCATCGCGTTCAACTGGGCCGATCGCGTCGCATGGCTTGGTGATGGCATGGTCGATGTGGCGTTCCGACTCGAGCGGAACGAGTTCCAGGGTCGTTCTTCACTGCAGGCCCGGGTCGTGGCGTTGACCCCACCGGGGGCCGCGTGA
- the dnaG gene encoding DNA primase, with protein MARIPDELIERVRDTADLLEIVQESVQLKRQGSDYRGPCPFHNGTGRNFAVIPKKNLYYCFVCHAAGDVFTWYRERFGMDYPTAVREVARRYGIVIPEATERIGPDPREPLYQAADAAQGWFAAQLRDNPEAETARRYLLERQFSLDAAAELGLGYAPRGNELFAAMKQLGIRDEAMLEAALVMRRDDGTFYSRFRGRLIFPIHDLRGRTVAFGGRILGAGEPKYLNSPETPIFHKGEQLYHIHLAKHAIRKAGFAVVVEGYFDVLRLALAGIDNVVAPLGTALTEAQATLLKRYSEEVILLYDSDGPGLKATFRAGDVLIAHNVRVRVATMPSGDDPDTVVQRGGAGALEPILQDAVDLLERKLHLLELKGWFSDVRRAREALDRLLPTLRAAADPVTRELYISRVAERLGIPREVVATDVASKPHYETPRPVVDAPSAPSRPAERPVVDRGPRPPGAEIERKLLRLLLLRPEWLARAREEIPTDRFTVAAFRRIYGALAALPDDAPIGDALPVLDERARDAWERLTAAGGAPEGYDVDREYVGALEALEEIHHFPDIASEVDPVERRRRWQALSKEGQARFRLYLATTPRSRSGPGAMPPEE; from the coding sequence ATGGCACGCATTCCCGATGAGCTGATCGAGCGCGTCCGCGACACGGCTGATCTGCTGGAGATTGTGCAGGAATCCGTCCAGCTGAAGCGGCAGGGAAGCGACTATCGTGGTCCTTGTCCCTTCCACAACGGCACCGGCCGCAACTTCGCGGTCATTCCGAAGAAGAATCTCTATTACTGCTTCGTCTGCCACGCGGCAGGTGATGTGTTCACCTGGTATCGCGAGCGGTTCGGGATGGACTATCCCACCGCGGTGCGCGAAGTCGCGCGGCGGTACGGGATCGTGATTCCCGAGGCGACCGAGCGGATCGGCCCGGACCCGCGCGAGCCGCTTTATCAGGCGGCGGACGCGGCGCAGGGCTGGTTCGCCGCCCAGCTGCGCGACAACCCCGAAGCGGAGACCGCCCGGCGCTATCTGCTCGAGCGTCAGTTCTCACTCGATGCGGCCGCGGAACTCGGGCTCGGCTATGCACCGCGCGGCAATGAACTCTTTGCAGCGATGAAGCAGCTCGGGATCCGCGATGAAGCGATGCTCGAGGCGGCGCTGGTGATGCGCCGCGACGACGGCACCTTCTACTCGCGGTTCCGCGGAAGGTTGATTTTTCCGATCCACGATTTGCGTGGTCGCACCGTTGCGTTCGGCGGTCGGATTCTCGGGGCAGGGGAGCCGAAGTATCTCAACTCCCCGGAGACGCCGATCTTCCACAAGGGCGAACAGCTCTATCACATCCATCTCGCGAAGCACGCGATCAGGAAGGCTGGCTTTGCGGTGGTCGTCGAAGGGTACTTCGATGTGCTGCGGCTCGCACTGGCGGGCATTGATAACGTCGTCGCTCCCCTCGGTACGGCGCTGACCGAGGCGCAGGCCACTCTGCTCAAGCGCTACAGTGAAGAGGTGATCCTCCTCTATGACAGCGACGGCCCCGGGCTCAAGGCCACGTTCCGGGCGGGCGATGTCCTGATCGCGCACAACGTGCGGGTCCGGGTCGCCACCATGCCGTCTGGGGATGACCCTGACACCGTGGTCCAGCGCGGCGGCGCCGGCGCCCTCGAACCGATCCTGCAGGACGCCGTGGACCTGCTCGAGCGGAAGCTGCACCTCCTTGAACTCAAGGGATGGTTCAGCGACGTACGACGCGCGCGAGAAGCGCTCGATCGGCTCCTGCCGACGTTGCGGGCAGCGGCCGATCCGGTCACCCGGGAGCTCTATATCAGCCGGGTAGCTGAACGGCTTGGAATTCCCCGCGAGGTTGTAGCGACCGATGTCGCCAGCAAGCCCCATTATGAGACGCCGCGTCCCGTGGTGGACGCGCCCAGCGCTCCGTCACGACCGGCTGAGCGCCCCGTGGTGGACCGTGGCCCCAGGCCCCCCGGCGCTGAAATCGAGCGCAAACTGCTCCGGCTGCTGCTGCTCCGACCGGAATGGCTCGCCCGGGCTCGTGAGGAGATTCCCACCGACCGGTTCACCGTGGCGGCATTCCGGCGGATTTACGGCGCACTCGCCGCGTTGCCCGACGATGCCCCGATCGGGGACGCGCTTCCGGTGCTCGATGAGCGGGCCCGGGACGCCTGGGAGCGACTCACCGCGGCGGGCGGTGCCCCGGAAGGGTACGATGTCGATCGGGAGTATGTTGGCGCGCTCGAGGCGCTGGAGGAAATTCACCACTTCCCTGATATCGCGTCAGAGGTGGATCCGGTCGAGCGTCGCCGGCGCTGGCAGGCGCTCAGCAAGGAAGGTCAGGCGCGGTTTAGGTTGTATCTTGCCACTACCCCGAGGTCGCGCAGCGGCCCCGGTGCTATGCCACCCGAGGAGTAA
- a CDS encoding Smr/MutS family protein, protein MTAPSLATHGVRSFVEDGTPSPLDPAHSADALDSLEFEVALEVVAEYSAGPLGAEAIRARRPSTDADWIRFELAYVGELLALLRRGESIAVAPVPQLRGALGRLRVDGSVLELGELADVKLTLAAGRAIANELERVADACPRLAMLRVPPVDRSVERLLDRSIGDDGELLDSASPALAAARREVHAARERLVRRLETLLRDLDGAAVPGGATVTMRGGRYVIPVRRDARSRPEGIIHDESGSAGTLFIEPSAAIELGNAVRAAVIAEERETLKVLRELTESLRPSRETIKALHHVAVEVDTIVARARWAFETEGEVPVIAPAGGTLALRNARHPLLLARGIAVVPFDLVLDPGERTLLISGPNTGGKTVLLKATGLMLALAQSGIVPPLGAASVLPVVRQIFVDIGDHQSLAADLSTFSAHVAELRRILDAADDATLVVLDEVGSGTDPAEGGALAMAVLETLTRRGTLTLATTHLGTLKSLAMRVPGVVNGSLHFDATTLSPTYRFTKGIPGRSYGLAIARRLGVDAAVLAQAEALVPEAERELDRLLATVEAREQALTREESALVERAIEVDRREAVAGVTESSQQARENELRRQEKEAERDRARQAKAYLLEARKRVEEALALAKGAADEAAAREARRILEEGVREETRRLDEPDALPAGAGERLAVGARVRLTTGSVGEVAELRSDGKAVVMVGTMRLVVAAKSLVLLAKTGRTAAPKPERTSGDDPAREAAYEINLLGMRADEAESMVHAAIDGATLAEQPHLRIIHGMGTGVLRDVVQRLLKGDRRVASFEFAPRQQGGTGVTIAVFK, encoded by the coding sequence ATGACCGCTCCATCGTTGGCCACGCACGGGGTGCGGTCCTTTGTCGAGGACGGCACCCCGTCGCCATTGGACCCTGCCCACTCCGCTGATGCGCTTGACTCGCTCGAGTTCGAAGTCGCGCTCGAGGTCGTGGCGGAATATTCGGCTGGTCCGTTGGGCGCGGAAGCGATTCGCGCGCGACGTCCCAGCACGGATGCCGACTGGATCCGTTTCGAACTCGCCTATGTAGGAGAATTGCTGGCGCTCCTGCGGCGCGGTGAGTCGATCGCCGTCGCTCCCGTGCCGCAGCTGCGTGGTGCGCTCGGCCGGCTGCGTGTGGACGGCAGTGTCCTCGAGCTGGGCGAACTCGCCGATGTGAAGCTCACACTTGCCGCCGGCCGGGCCATCGCGAACGAACTCGAGCGTGTCGCAGACGCCTGCCCGCGACTGGCGATGTTGCGGGTGCCTCCTGTGGATCGTTCAGTCGAACGACTGCTGGATCGCTCGATCGGTGACGACGGCGAACTGCTCGACAGTGCCTCGCCGGCGCTGGCCGCAGCGCGCCGTGAGGTGCACGCGGCCCGCGAGCGCCTCGTGCGCCGACTCGAGACGCTCCTGCGCGACCTCGATGGCGCGGCGGTGCCGGGCGGAGCAACGGTCACCATGCGCGGCGGCCGGTATGTGATTCCGGTGCGTCGTGACGCGCGATCGCGCCCCGAAGGAATCATCCATGATGAATCCGGAAGTGCCGGGACACTCTTCATCGAGCCGAGCGCCGCGATCGAACTGGGGAACGCCGTGCGCGCTGCGGTAATCGCCGAGGAGCGCGAGACCCTGAAAGTGCTGCGGGAACTCACCGAGTCACTGCGGCCGAGTCGCGAGACGATCAAGGCACTGCACCATGTGGCCGTCGAGGTCGACACCATCGTGGCCAGGGCGCGATGGGCGTTCGAGACCGAGGGCGAAGTGCCGGTGATCGCGCCTGCCGGGGGCACGCTCGCCCTGCGCAACGCGCGACACCCGCTGCTTCTCGCGCGCGGCATCGCCGTGGTGCCCTTCGACCTGGTCCTCGATCCGGGTGAGCGCACCCTGCTCATCTCGGGGCCGAACACCGGGGGCAAGACGGTGCTGCTCAAGGCGACCGGCCTGATGCTCGCGCTCGCCCAGAGCGGCATCGTGCCGCCGCTTGGCGCCGCGAGCGTGCTTCCCGTCGTGCGCCAGATCTTCGTCGACATCGGCGACCATCAATCGCTCGCAGCCGATCTCTCCACCTTTTCGGCCCATGTGGCCGAGCTCCGTCGCATCCTCGATGCTGCCGACGATGCCACGCTGGTGGTGCTCGACGAGGTGGGATCGGGGACTGACCCCGCGGAAGGTGGCGCACTTGCGATGGCCGTGCTCGAAACGCTCACGCGGCGCGGCACGCTGACCCTGGCCACCACGCACCTCGGTACGCTCAAGTCGCTGGCGATGCGTGTGCCGGGCGTGGTCAACGGCTCGCTCCACTTCGATGCCACGACGCTGTCGCCGACGTACCGGTTCACCAAGGGAATTCCTGGACGATCCTACGGACTGGCGATTGCGCGTCGTCTCGGCGTGGATGCCGCGGTGCTCGCCCAGGCCGAGGCACTTGTCCCTGAGGCGGAACGAGAACTCGATCGGCTCCTTGCGACGGTCGAGGCACGCGAGCAGGCACTGACCCGCGAAGAAAGTGCCCTCGTGGAACGAGCAATCGAAGTCGATCGGCGTGAGGCGGTCGCTGGCGTTACCGAGTCATCGCAGCAGGCACGCGAGAATGAATTGCGACGGCAGGAGAAGGAGGCCGAGCGCGATCGTGCGCGACAGGCGAAGGCGTACCTGCTCGAAGCGCGCAAGCGAGTCGAGGAGGCGCTGGCGCTCGCGAAGGGTGCGGCCGACGAGGCAGCGGCGCGCGAGGCGCGACGCATCCTTGAGGAAGGCGTGCGCGAGGAGACGCGGCGACTCGATGAACCGGATGCGTTGCCGGCTGGCGCAGGGGAGCGCCTCGCCGTGGGCGCGCGTGTGCGCCTGACTACCGGATCGGTGGGAGAGGTCGCGGAGCTGAGGAGCGATGGCAAGGCCGTGGTGATGGTCGGAACGATGCGCCTCGTCGTTGCCGCGAAGTCGCTGGTGCTCCTGGCCAAGACCGGGCGCACGGCTGCGCCGAAGCCGGAGCGAACGTCGGGCGATGACCCCGCGCGGGAGGCGGCCTACGAGATCAACCTGCTCGGGATGCGCGCCGACGAGGCGGAGTCAATGGTCCATGCGGCCATCGACGGGGCAACGCTCGCCGAGCAGCCGCACCTTCGTATCATTCACGGCATGGGAACCGGCGTGCTCCGTGATGTTGTCCAGCGTCTGCTGAAGGGCGACCGGCGGGTCGCGTCGTTCGAGTTCGCCCCACGGCAGCAGGGTGGCACCGGCGTGACGATCGCGGTGTTCAAGTAA
- a CDS encoding GatB/YqeY domain-containing protein codes for MPEIAARLRADQVGARKASDKDRTLVLGTVLSSFKNREIELGREPTDDEIADILRKQIKQRLDSVEQFTKAARLDLVGKEEYEIGVLRAYLPAEADPEEIRAAAREAIAAGAADLGKVMAALMTRFKGKADGKVINQIAREALQQG; via the coding sequence ATGCCTGAGATTGCCGCCCGTCTGCGCGCCGATCAGGTCGGTGCGCGGAAGGCGTCAGACAAGGACCGGACCCTGGTACTGGGGACGGTCCTTTCGTCGTTCAAGAACCGCGAGATCGAACTCGGCCGAGAGCCGACCGACGATGAGATCGCCGACATCCTCCGCAAGCAGATCAAGCAGCGCCTCGACTCGGTGGAGCAGTTCACCAAGGCGGCGCGACTCGATCTTGTCGGCAAGGAGGAATACGAAATCGGCGTCCTCCGCGCCTACCTGCCTGCCGAGGCCGATCCCGAAGAGATCCGGGCTGCCGCACGCGAAGCGATTGCTGCGGGCGCGGCCGATCTGGGCAAGGTGATGGCGGCCCTCATGACCCGCTTCAAGGGGAAGGCGGACGGCAAGGTGATCAACCAGATTGCTCGAGAGGCACTGCAGCAGGGATGA
- the rpsU gene encoding 30S ribosomal protein S21, translating into MSEVVIHEDESFERALKRFKKKCEKAGILSDLRKHRHYEKPSEKRKRKMNAAQRKTRRRPSHA; encoded by the coding sequence ATGTCGGAAGTCGTCATCCACGAGGATGAAAGCTTCGAGCGCGCGTTGAAGCGCTTCAAGAAGAAGTGCGAGAAGGCCGGGATCCTGTCGGATCTCCGCAAGCATCGTCACTACGAGAAGCCCAGCGAGAAGCGGAAGCGCAAGATGAACGCCGCGCAGCGCAAGACGCGTCGTCGCCCTTCGCATGCCTGA
- a CDS encoding HIT domain-containing protein: MSDCIFCRIAAGEIPAQVVGRSAHALAFRDLNPQAPVHVLVIPLTHFDSAATATGEGGKEALGEVMSLGVQVAADLGLAAGGYRLVMNTGRDGGQSVGHLHLHLLGGRQLHWPPG; encoded by the coding sequence ATGAGTGACTGCATCTTCTGCCGAATCGCAGCCGGGGAGATTCCCGCCCAGGTCGTCGGCCGGAGCGCCCACGCGCTAGCGTTCCGCGACCTCAATCCGCAGGCCCCGGTCCACGTCCTGGTGATCCCGCTGACCCATTTCGACTCGGCGGCCACCGCCACGGGCGAGGGGGGGAAGGAGGCCTTGGGCGAGGTGATGTCCCTGGGGGTCCAGGTGGCCGCCGATCTCGGGCTCGCCGCAGGTGGATACCGCCTGGTGATGAACACGGGCCGGGACGGGGGGCAGAGTGTCGGGCACCTTCATCTTCACCTGCTGGGCGGCCGCCAGCTCCATTGGCCCCCTGGATGA
- a CDS encoding RsmE family RNA methyltransferase, whose amino-acid sequence MGRRRAPDVMRFFVEQGVLLVGALLELDEDETHHADVRRGREGETVELLDGKGSVATAILERNGKRWSARVTELRNLPEPATLVVALGAGDRDRFLSVVQQCGELGITRIVPVETERSRQVESRLRGAGVEKGRRRAREACKQSGNPWLPVLDDVMPLVELGITGSGVRWFFGDPAGAPLAPLREQEPVGWVIGPEGGFTPAEEAWLRERLDATGVWFGPHILRFETATAAAAVLTLQQRERARLTR is encoded by the coding sequence GTGGGCCGTCGCCGCGCGCCGGACGTGATGCGGTTCTTTGTCGAACAGGGCGTCCTGCTGGTCGGGGCACTCCTCGAACTGGACGAGGATGAAACGCACCACGCCGACGTGCGCCGTGGCCGCGAAGGTGAAACGGTAGAACTGCTCGACGGAAAAGGGAGCGTCGCGACCGCAATTCTGGAGCGTAATGGGAAGCGCTGGTCCGCGAGGGTGACCGAGCTGCGGAATCTCCCCGAACCGGCGACCCTCGTCGTCGCACTCGGCGCTGGTGACCGCGATCGTTTCCTTTCGGTGGTGCAGCAGTGCGGCGAACTGGGCATCACCCGGATTGTCCCGGTCGAGACCGAGCGATCACGACAGGTGGAGAGTCGGCTGCGGGGTGCCGGCGTCGAGAAGGGACGACGTCGCGCGCGTGAAGCGTGCAAGCAGTCCGGGAACCCGTGGCTGCCGGTGCTCGATGACGTGATGCCACTCGTCGAGCTTGGTATCACCGGCAGCGGTGTACGCTGGTTCTTCGGCGATCCGGCAGGCGCACCATTGGCACCGCTTCGTGAGCAGGAGCCGGTCGGCTGGGTCATCGGCCCCGAGGGTGGTTTCACGCCAGCCGAGGAGGCCTGGCTCCGCGAGCGACTCGACGCGACCGGCGTCTGGTTCGGACCGCACATCCTTCGCTTCGAGACGGCGACGGCCGCTGCTGCCGTCCTCACCCTGCAACAGCGCGAACGCGCCAGGCTCACGCGATGA